GCAGGTGGTGGCAGCCAGCAGGGTGGGGATCATCAGCACACCGAACCAGCCCACATAGAGGCGGTTGTTGGTGGAGGTGACCCACTCGCAGAACTGCTGCCAGCCATTAGCGCCGGAGCGCTGCTGAATGGTGGTGGTCATGAGAACGGAAAAGAAGGTCTCCGAAGAGACGGTTACGGAAGGGCAGGAAGCCCTGCCAGTTGTGATTGTAAAGCAACATTGCGCAAGATGTCGGCTGCTTTATGAAGCTGTCGTGAAGAACCATTGAGACCTCGCTCAGGCGCGGCCCAGGCCGAAGAGAGACCCCTAAAGGATCGCTTAAGATTCTCAGGTTGTGTCCCAGGAGACGCTCGTGGTCCTGATTCGTTGGTTGATCGCAGGACAGCGTCTGGAGGCAACCGTGCCCACCAAGGATGCGCGCCACAGGCGACATGAACTGGAGGCGCAGGGTGCGGTTGTTTATTGGAGTGAACGTCTGGTCGAAACTGGCTGAACACCCACACTGGAACCATCAACAACCGCTGCGGTCATGCACCCGTCTTCAGCCCCCGCCGTTCGATCGCTGGCCATCGCTTTGACCGCCGTGATGACAGCTGTGCTCGTTAGTGCCTGTCAGAAGAAGTCCGACACTCAGCCTTCAACAGACATCAGTCGCGACGCACAGATCAGTGAGCTGAAAAGCCGCCTTGACCAGCTTGAACAACGGGTGAACAAGGGAATGCCTGGCAGTGACGACAGTGGAGAGCGAGTCCCGCCAGGACCGGTCAAATCCATCACATTCCGCAGCGGCACCGCCGACGACCGGCTGAGGATCTACTGGGAAAACGGCAAGGTGAGCAGTCTTCCCTGCACGCTGGAACAGGGCACCTGGGCCTGTGGATGAGCCTGTTCAGCAGGAGTGGATCAACAGTCACAACAAGACATGCGTTTGCAGTTTCGAGAAACACCATTCACTGAGCATGGGCATCAGGCTGTTGGCCCATCAAAGAAACCCATGAACCGAATGCTGAAAGCGGCCGTCGGGCTTGCCCTCACCCTGGGAGGCATCGGTGCAATCGAAGCAGCACCCTCCCTGCCACTCGCACAGCCCAAGGCAGCAAACCTGGCAAGGATGAAAGCGGAATCCTTGAACGGCGGCCTTGGCTCTTACCGGGCCGCAGCCTGCATGTATGAAACAGGGGCAAGTTCATGCCTGATCTCCAAATCGGACCAGGGTTTTCTGTTCCGTTTCCGCGGCGGTCCACCAGGCTGGGAGAAGCAATCGCCCCCAAGTCCCACTCTTGAAACAAGAGTTCTCGTCTCACTCAATGGAGAGAGAATCCTGGCTGTTCCTTACAACGGTCCGATCCCATGAACCCACTGGTCAACAGACCACAACGGATTAGTTGACAGACGCTGGTGCTCTGTCTCCGATAGAAGAGTCTTCCCAAAGGTCATGAACCTCTCCTCTTTAACCGCCCTGGCTGTGATCGCTGGAACGGGCGCTTTTGCTGGCGCCCCAGTGGTGGCTCAGGCACCCGTTCCAGCCTCCCAGGTGCGTGCACTGAACCTGGCCCGCAACACAGCTGTGACCGAAAACGGTGGGCTCAGCGTCTATCGCCCCCAACCTTGCATGTTCCAGACCAGCTCGGGCGGCGGAGACTGTCTTGTGGATGATTCACCAAGCGGATACACCTTCAGATTCCTGGGTGGCGACCCTGGATGGCCTGAAGACGGCAGTGATGCCACCACGGAAACCGAAATTCAGATCGCTCCCGACGGTCGCAGTGTCCTCAGCATCATCTACAACGGCTCTCCACGCTGATTCCCGTTCAGCATCACGGCAAGGGCCTCTGTCCAGCTTTGGGACAGGGGCCACTGTTCACGGCTCGTGAGGCTGAGTGCAATGGCCTTTTCCGCGTAAGCCGCTTCGTTGATAAACACAGGGACGGCTCCGTCCAGCCCCTCGTAAGCGATGGTTGTTCCCTGAGCCGAAACAAACAGCGGATCACCGCAGCGCAGGGGAATCCAATCGCGGTCCTGAAGCTGCGGATGTATCAAGGCTGCAACCTCACCGGAGGCCTGTCGAGGCAGATCAAGGCTTTTGAGGTGACGGTGAAGCAAAAGCTGGCGTGGATAGCTGGCTTTGCCAGAAACGACATCAGCAATGGCCTGAAACACCGCCTGAAGCGCCAGCCGCGTCTGCTGGACAATGTCATGCCGGCGAACGCCCTGAGGCACGGGCCCCACCTCAATCACAAGCCCACAGGGCCAGCGCTCCACCATGAAACCCTGCTGAGCGGCATCGGCTTCATGCAGATAAACCTGCAACCCCAGCGATGACTGGACCAGCGCGGCCAGGGCCAGATCAGCTGGCCTGCGGCCATACACCACCAGGCAGTTGCCCATCGCCGCTGTGGTGCTGTGCAGGTCAACCACCAGATCACAGGGTCTTTGTCCTTCAGGCCCGAACTTGCGCAACAGCTCCAGAGCCCTGAGCATTTCATGATCACTGCATTCGGGGTGGGTCTCGCTCCGCTGCAGGAGATCGGGACGGAAAGAACGATTGAGATCGCGATCGAGATAACGCCGACCCTGAGCACGAGCGTCGGGATTTCCGATCACCGTTTGGACGCAACATCCACACGAATCGATCAGCTCATTTTGAGAACTCCATTGCTCCAGAAGCCAGGGGGCATTGACTTCATTGCCATGGGTACCTGCCACCACCAGCACTCGGGGGCTTGTCATCAGGTCACTGCACTCATCCACAGCCTGAAGGACAATGCCTTGAAACGGAACCGTGATGTCGATTCCTCCGCTGATCGTTCGCAGTGTGCGAAAGGGCTGGCAGTGGCAGTGGCAACGCCTGATGACAGGGTTGGGGCCAGCGGATGGCCAAGGCAACTACAAGAGACCGGACAGCGCACCGATGTCAACATCGGTTCCCGAGACTGAGGATCTGCAGGGGCGTGAGCCCGCTCGTCGACCGCGGCTGCTGATCGGCCGCAGCTGTCCATGGGCACACCGCACCTGGCTGATGGTGAAACTGCGTGGTCTTGAGAGCACGCTCGAGGTAATGACAGCAAAGGCTGACCACGAGGAAGGACTATGGCGGCTGGATCCCAGCTGGCTGGAATGCTCCAGCCTGCTGGAGCTGTATCGCTGCTGCGGGGCTGAACCCAGTTTGCGGGCGACAGTGCCGGTGCTTGTGGACCCTGGTCGCGACGAACAGCACGAACCACATCTTCTCGGCAACGACAGCACACCACTGACATTGGCGTTGAATCGGTGGCCTGCCGGAGCTGAAGCACCCGATCTGGCTCCTGCCAGCCTGCAGGAACGGATTGAAAGCTGGCAGCAGCTTTTACAGCCAGCTGTGAACGACGGGGTTTACCGCTGCGGCTTTGCGCGGAACCAATCGGCTTACAACAGGTCAAGTGCCGCCATGGCCGATGCTCTCCAAGAGCTGGAACGAAGCCTCAGGCAGGAAGGTCCGTGGCTCTGCGGAGCCACCCTCACCCTTGCCGATGTGCGCCTTTTCCCGACCCTGATCCGCTGGGAAACGGTTTATTCCCCCCTGTTCGGATGCAGCGCCAGCCCGCTGTGGATGCTGCCGGAACTGTGGAAATGGCGGCAACGGTTCCTGGCGTTACCAGGAGTGGAGGCCACCTGCGATGCCGCTGCCTGGCGCCATGACTACTTCGGCGCTCTGTTTCCCCTGAATCCAGGCGGAATCGTTCCAGATGGCCCAAAGCTGAGCACACTGGTGAACAGCACCATTCCCTTGCCATGACTACCGCCGATCCCCAGTTCGACGGAATGTATGGATCTTTCACCATCACCTCGACAGACAGGCTGGAAGTGCAGCGCTACAGGATCTGCCTGCTGATCAGCGGAGCATCGCTGAGCGCAGGCCTGCTGCAGTGGTGGCTGGCTGGCGGTGAGTGGGCATGGCTGTGGCTTCTGCCCCTTTGCGGCAGCCTTGGACTGGCACTCCATTGGATTCATATCTACCTGCGTCCGCTGCATCGGGCACTGCAGCTGTTCTGGCTGTTCGGCTGTCTTGGATGGCTGGTGCTGATGCTTCAGGGATCAGTCAATGCAACTCTCGACACACTGGCGAGTCAGCCGCTGTGGATTCTTGCCGTTGGGCCGATGTTTGCAGCTCTCACCGGCATCGGCTTCAAGGAGTTCTTCTGCTTCCGGCGACCGGAGGCCATCGGCCTCACCCTGCTGCTTCCCGTTGCACTC
Above is a window of Synechococcus sp. BIOS-E4-1 DNA encoding:
- a CDS encoding aspartoacylase, which translates into the protein MTSPRVLVVAGTHGNEVNAPWLLEQWSSQNELIDSCGCCVQTVIGNPDARAQGRRYLDRDLNRSFRPDLLQRSETHPECSDHEMLRALELLRKFGPEGQRPCDLVVDLHSTTAAMGNCLVVYGRRPADLALAALVQSSLGLQVYLHEADAAQQGFMVERWPCGLVIEVGPVPQGVRRHDIVQQTRLALQAVFQAIADVVSGKASYPRQLLLHRHLKSLDLPRQASGEVAALIHPQLQDRDWIPLRCGDPLFVSAQGTTIAYEGLDGAVPVFINEAAYAEKAIALSLTSREQWPLSQSWTEALAVMLNGNQRGEPL
- a CDS encoding glutathione S-transferase C-terminal domain-containing protein, whose protein sequence is MSIPPLIVRSVRKGWQWQWQRLMTGLGPADGQGNYKRPDSAPMSTSVPETEDLQGREPARRPRLLIGRSCPWAHRTWLMVKLRGLESTLEVMTAKADHEEGLWRLDPSWLECSSLLELYRCCGAEPSLRATVPVLVDPGRDEQHEPHLLGNDSTPLTLALNRWPAGAEAPDLAPASLQERIESWQQLLQPAVNDGVYRCGFARNQSAYNRSSAAMADALQELERSLRQEGPWLCGATLTLADVRLFPTLIRWETVYSPLFGCSASPLWMLPELWKWRQRFLALPGVEATCDAAAWRHDYFGALFPLNPGGIVPDGPKLSTLVNSTIPLP
- a CDS encoding DUF2301 domain-containing membrane protein, which encodes MTTADPQFDGMYGSFTITSTDRLEVQRYRICLLISGASLSAGLLQWWLAGGEWAWLWLLPLCGSLGLALHWIHIYLRPLHRALQLFWLFGCLGWLVLMLQGSVNATLDTLASQPLWILAVGPMFAALTGIGFKEFFCFRRPEAIGLTLLLPVALLGRLLGLIGNGPCWFLVLFAGLLLVVLAVRKFGMEAAADVGDKSVFAYLDAQREVAGP